The following proteins are co-located in the Apium graveolens cultivar Ventura chromosome 5, ASM990537v1, whole genome shotgun sequence genome:
- the LOC141661348 gene encoding protein MICRORCHIDIA 6-like isoform X2 → METVKAEPDVVGRSMEVRAHNKRVLDNFKQCKAHHGLESEDNMSLSAVSTGQSGTSALDQEQSQFDDTSPCLTLPISSAPLCRQFWKANNYEDGVAPKSNLQNVTNHLCIHPKFLHSNATSHKWAFGAIAELIDNAVDEMQNEATFVMIDKTLNPKNGASALLIQDDGGGMDPEAIRRCLSFGFSNKKSKSAIGQYGNGFKTSSMRLGADVIVFSRHMKNRNMTQSIGLLSYTFLTQMGHDRIVVPMVDYEFNTSTETMDFLQWQSKENYMHNLSILLEWSPYSTEIELLKQFEDVGYHGTKIIIYNLWFNDENNLELDFESDQEDIRIDVESNKLEQGENGEKGKKGKKLKSATEQHIANRLRFSLRAYLSVLYLRLPSNFCMLLRGRVVEYHNIATDLKHPEFIVYRPQNGRCVEGKVITTIGFLKEAPHINIYGFNVYYKNRLILPFWRPANFTSSRGRGVVGVLEANFIQPSHNKQDFEKTSVFQKLEVRLKEMTLEYWDHHCGYLGYSVTKKPRALMTSHITSDSSTQHGAKQPVMLDKSFASAGKVLTAGTCMPPVVASSNELGRIPGHQLCNEINSQEGASLKRRNFERQESGKVKRKAVARDNVINTSRLLEVEATINTSELLEDQEPINLMLENRKLLAQCHENERTEEVLKEKVITPVSPDSSTQHGSKQPVMFSKKFSSAANALNAVGTCIPPVVTSSNELARMTCQQMCNKINSQGESLKKRDSDFQESDKVKRKAVVMGNVLDSNPRLEAEVYLSPTTDTGKLLENQRAVVIMQQNRRLHTECLENVRKEAVLNQKVITLENELREARNEYTRLLAELQLLEKLELQ, encoded by the exons ATGGAAACCGTTAAAGCGGAGCCAGATGTGGTTGGAAGGTCAATGGAGGTTAGAGCACACAATAAACGTGTTCTCGATAACTTTAAGCAATGCAAAGCTCATCATGGACTAGAATCGGAAGATAACATGAGCTTAAGTGCTGTAAGTACTGGTCAAAGTGGCACTAGTGCGTTGGATCAAGAGCAATCTCAGTTTGATGATACAAGCCCTTGTTTAACATTACCCATTAGTTCAGCACCTCTGTGTCGGCAATTTTGGAAGGCCAACAATTATGAAGATGGAGTTGCACCAAAATCCAACCTTCAAA ATGTTACAAATCACCTATGTATTCACCCTAAATTCCTTCATTCAAATGCCACTTCGCATAAATGGGCTTTTGGTG CCATTGCGGAACTGATAGATAATGCAGTTGATGAG ATGCAAAATGAGGCTACATTTGTGATGATCGATAAAACTTTAAATCCGAAGAATGGAGCTTCAGCATTGttaattcaag ATGACGGTGGGGGAATGGACCCAGAAGCAATACGGCGCTGCTTAAGCTTTGGATTTTCAAATAAGAAGTCTAAATCAGCCATTGGACAGT ATGGAAATGGCTTCAAGACTAGTTCAATGAGACTTGGAGCAGATGTCATTGTCTTCAGCCGCCACATGAAGAACAG AAATATGACACAAAGCATTGGTCTTCTGTCCTATACATTTTTGACACAAATGGGGCACGATAGAATAGTGGTTCCTATG GTTGATTACGAGTTTAACACATCGACAGAGACAATGGATTTCCTACAATGGCAGAGCAAGGAAAATTATATGCACAACCTTTCTATTTTGTTGGAGTGGTCTCCATACTCGACAGAAATTGAACTTCTCAAGCAA TTTGAAGACGTTGGATATCATGGCACGAAAATTATCATCTACAATCTCTGGTTTAATGATGAGAACAATTTGGAGCTTGATTTTGAATCAGATCAGGAG GATATTCGTATTGATGTAGAATCCAATAAGCTTGAACAGGGGGAAAATGGGGAGAAGGGGAAGAAAGGGAAGAAGCTGAAGTCAGCAACTGAACAGCATATCGCGAATCGGCTCCGTTTTTCTCTCCGC GCTTATTTATCTGTCTTGTATTTGCGTCTTCCCAGTAATTTCTGCATGTTATTGCGTGGACGAGTGGTTGAGTATCATAATATTGCTACCGATCTCAAGCATCCGGAATTCATCGTGTATAGACCTCAAAATGGTCGTTGTGTGGAG GGTAAAGTTATTACAACGATAGGATTTCTCAAGGAAGCTCCCCACATCAATATCTATGGTTTCAATGTCTATTACAAGAATCGTCTAATACTG CCGTTTTGGCGCCCTGCAAATTTCACATCTAGCAGAGGCAGAGGGGTTGTAG GTGTCCTGGAAGCAAATTTTATTCAGCCTAGTCACAACAAACAAGATTTTGAGAAAACCAGTGTTTTTCAAAAGCTTGAAGTCCGCTTGAAAGAAATGACATTGGAATACTG GGATCACCATTGTGGATACCTTGGATATTCGGTCACGAAAAAACCCCGGGCGTTAATGACATCACACATCACATCTGATTCCAGCACACAGCATGGTGCAAAACAACCTGTTATGTTGGATAAAAGTTTTGCTTCTGCTGGTAAAGTACTTACTGCTGGAACGTGTATGCCTCCGGTGGTTGCTTCTTCGAATGAATTAGGAAGGATACCAGGTCACCAGTTGTGCAACGAAATAAACTCACAAGAAG GAGCGAGTTTGAAGAGGAGAAATTTTGAACGCCAGGAGTCTGGAAAGGTGAAAAGGAAAGCTGTGGCGAGGGACAATGTTATCAATACTAGCCGACTTCTAGAAGTAGAG GCTACCATTAATACCAGTGAATTGCTGGAAGATCAAGAGCCCATAAACCTTATGCTAGAAAACAGAAAACTTCTTGCACA GTGCCATGAAAACGAGAGGACAGAAGAGGTACTGAAAGAAAAG GTGATAACTCCCGTTTCGCCTGATTCCAGCACACAACATGGTTCAAAACAACCTGTTATGTTCAGTAAAAAATTCTCTTCTGCTGCAAATGCACTTAATGCTGTGGGAACTTGTATACCTCCGGTGGTTACATCTTCAAATGAACTAGCAAGGATGACATGTCAACAAATGTGCAACAAAATAAACTCACAAG GAGAAAGTTTGAAGAAGAGAGACTCTGATTTTCAGGAGTCTGACAAGGTGAAACGGAAGGCTGTGGTGATGGGCAATGTTCTTGATTCTAACCCTCGTTTAGAAGCAGAGGTCTATTTAAGT CCTACCACTGATACCGGTAAATTGCTGGAAAATCAACGGGCCGTAGTCATAATGCAACAAAACAGAAGACTTCATACAGA GTGCCTTGAAAATGTGAGGAAGGAAGCGGTACTAAATCAGAAG GTGATAACACTTGAAAATGAGTTGAGAGAGGCCCGGAATGAATACACTCGGCTGTTAGCTGAATTACAGTTGTTGGAGAAGCTTGAG CTTCAGTAG
- the LOC141661348 gene encoding protein MICRORCHIDIA 6-like isoform X3, with protein METVKAEPDVVGRSMEVRAHNKRVLDNFKQCKAHHGLESEDNMSLSAVSTGQSGTSALDQEQSQFDDTSPCLTLPISSAPLCRQFWKANNYEDGVAPKSNLQNVTNHLCIHPKFLHSNATSHKWAFGAIAELIDNAVDEMQNEATFVMIDKTLNPKNGASALLIQDDGGGMDPEAIRRCLSFGFSNKKSKSAIGQYGNGFKTSSMRLGADVIVFSRHMKNRNMTQSIGLLSYTFLTQMGHDRIVVPMVDYEFNTSTETMDFLQWQSKENYMHNLSILLEWSPYSTEIELLKQFEDVGYHGTKIIIYNLWFNDENNLELDFESDQEDIRIDVESNKLEQGENGEKGKKGKKLKSATEQHIANRLRFSLRAYLSVLYLRLPSNFCMLLRGRVVEYHNIATDLKHPEFIVYRPQNGRCVEGKVITTIGFLKEAPHINIYGFNVYYKNRLILPFWRPANFTSSRGRGVVGVLEANFIQPSHNKQDFEKTSVFQKLEVRLKEMTLEYWDHHCGYLGYSVTKKPRALMTSHITSDSSTQHGAKQPVMLDKSFASAGKVLTAGTCMPPVVASSNELGRIPGHQLCNEINSQEGASLKRRNFERQESGKVKRKAVARDNVINTSRLLEVEATINTSELLEDQEPINLMLENRKLLAQCHENERTEEVLKEKVITPVSPDSSTQHGSKQPVMFSKKFSSAANALNAVGTCIPPVVTSSNELARMTCQQMCNKINSQGESLKKRDSDFQESDKVKRKAVVMGNVLDSNPRLEAEPTTDTGKLLENQRAVVIMQQNRRLHTECLENVRKEAVLNQKVITLENELREARNEYTRLLAELQLLEKLELQ; from the exons ATGGAAACCGTTAAAGCGGAGCCAGATGTGGTTGGAAGGTCAATGGAGGTTAGAGCACACAATAAACGTGTTCTCGATAACTTTAAGCAATGCAAAGCTCATCATGGACTAGAATCGGAAGATAACATGAGCTTAAGTGCTGTAAGTACTGGTCAAAGTGGCACTAGTGCGTTGGATCAAGAGCAATCTCAGTTTGATGATACAAGCCCTTGTTTAACATTACCCATTAGTTCAGCACCTCTGTGTCGGCAATTTTGGAAGGCCAACAATTATGAAGATGGAGTTGCACCAAAATCCAACCTTCAAA ATGTTACAAATCACCTATGTATTCACCCTAAATTCCTTCATTCAAATGCCACTTCGCATAAATGGGCTTTTGGTG CCATTGCGGAACTGATAGATAATGCAGTTGATGAG ATGCAAAATGAGGCTACATTTGTGATGATCGATAAAACTTTAAATCCGAAGAATGGAGCTTCAGCATTGttaattcaag ATGACGGTGGGGGAATGGACCCAGAAGCAATACGGCGCTGCTTAAGCTTTGGATTTTCAAATAAGAAGTCTAAATCAGCCATTGGACAGT ATGGAAATGGCTTCAAGACTAGTTCAATGAGACTTGGAGCAGATGTCATTGTCTTCAGCCGCCACATGAAGAACAG AAATATGACACAAAGCATTGGTCTTCTGTCCTATACATTTTTGACACAAATGGGGCACGATAGAATAGTGGTTCCTATG GTTGATTACGAGTTTAACACATCGACAGAGACAATGGATTTCCTACAATGGCAGAGCAAGGAAAATTATATGCACAACCTTTCTATTTTGTTGGAGTGGTCTCCATACTCGACAGAAATTGAACTTCTCAAGCAA TTTGAAGACGTTGGATATCATGGCACGAAAATTATCATCTACAATCTCTGGTTTAATGATGAGAACAATTTGGAGCTTGATTTTGAATCAGATCAGGAG GATATTCGTATTGATGTAGAATCCAATAAGCTTGAACAGGGGGAAAATGGGGAGAAGGGGAAGAAAGGGAAGAAGCTGAAGTCAGCAACTGAACAGCATATCGCGAATCGGCTCCGTTTTTCTCTCCGC GCTTATTTATCTGTCTTGTATTTGCGTCTTCCCAGTAATTTCTGCATGTTATTGCGTGGACGAGTGGTTGAGTATCATAATATTGCTACCGATCTCAAGCATCCGGAATTCATCGTGTATAGACCTCAAAATGGTCGTTGTGTGGAG GGTAAAGTTATTACAACGATAGGATTTCTCAAGGAAGCTCCCCACATCAATATCTATGGTTTCAATGTCTATTACAAGAATCGTCTAATACTG CCGTTTTGGCGCCCTGCAAATTTCACATCTAGCAGAGGCAGAGGGGTTGTAG GTGTCCTGGAAGCAAATTTTATTCAGCCTAGTCACAACAAACAAGATTTTGAGAAAACCAGTGTTTTTCAAAAGCTTGAAGTCCGCTTGAAAGAAATGACATTGGAATACTG GGATCACCATTGTGGATACCTTGGATATTCGGTCACGAAAAAACCCCGGGCGTTAATGACATCACACATCACATCTGATTCCAGCACACAGCATGGTGCAAAACAACCTGTTATGTTGGATAAAAGTTTTGCTTCTGCTGGTAAAGTACTTACTGCTGGAACGTGTATGCCTCCGGTGGTTGCTTCTTCGAATGAATTAGGAAGGATACCAGGTCACCAGTTGTGCAACGAAATAAACTCACAAGAAG GAGCGAGTTTGAAGAGGAGAAATTTTGAACGCCAGGAGTCTGGAAAGGTGAAAAGGAAAGCTGTGGCGAGGGACAATGTTATCAATACTAGCCGACTTCTAGAAGTAGAG GCTACCATTAATACCAGTGAATTGCTGGAAGATCAAGAGCCCATAAACCTTATGCTAGAAAACAGAAAACTTCTTGCACA GTGCCATGAAAACGAGAGGACAGAAGAGGTACTGAAAGAAAAG GTGATAACTCCCGTTTCGCCTGATTCCAGCACACAACATGGTTCAAAACAACCTGTTATGTTCAGTAAAAAATTCTCTTCTGCTGCAAATGCACTTAATGCTGTGGGAACTTGTATACCTCCGGTGGTTACATCTTCAAATGAACTAGCAAGGATGACATGTCAACAAATGTGCAACAAAATAAACTCACAAG GAGAAAGTTTGAAGAAGAGAGACTCTGATTTTCAGGAGTCTGACAAGGTGAAACGGAAGGCTGTGGTGATGGGCAATGTTCTTGATTCTAACCCTCGTTTAGAAGCAGAG CCTACCACTGATACCGGTAAATTGCTGGAAAATCAACGGGCCGTAGTCATAATGCAACAAAACAGAAGACTTCATACAGA GTGCCTTGAAAATGTGAGGAAGGAAGCGGTACTAAATCAGAAG GTGATAACACTTGAAAATGAGTTGAGAGAGGCCCGGAATGAATACACTCGGCTGTTAGCTGAATTACAGTTGTTGGAGAAGCTTGAG CTTCAGTAG
- the LOC141661348 gene encoding protein MICRORCHIDIA 6-like isoform X1, protein METVKAEPDVVGRSMEVRAHNKRVLDNFKQCKAHHGLESEDNMSLSAVSTGQSGTSALDQEQSQFDDTSPCLTLPISSAPLCRQFWKANNYEDGVAPKSNLQNVTNHLCIHPKFLHSNATSHKWAFGAIAELIDNAVDEMQNEATFVMIDKTLNPKNGASALLIQDDGGGMDPEAIRRCLSFGFSNKKSKSAIGQYGNGFKTSSMRLGADVIVFSRHMKNRNMTQSIGLLSYTFLTQMGHDRIVVPMVDYEFNTSTETMDFLQWQSKENYMHNLSILLEWSPYSTEIELLKQFEDVGYHGTKIIIYNLWFNDENNLELDFESDQEDIRIDVESNKLEQGENGEKGKKGKKLKSATEQHIANRLRFSLRAYLSVLYLRLPSNFCMLLRGRVVEYHNIATDLKHPEFIVYRPQNGRCVEGKVITTIGFLKEAPHINIYGFNVYYKNRLILPFWRPANFTSSRGRGVVGVLEANFIQPSHNKQDFEKTSVFQKLEVRLKEMTLEYWDHHCGYLGYSVTKKPRALMTSHITSDSSTQHGAKQPVMLDKSFASAGKVLTAGTCMPPVVASSNELGRIPGHQLCNEINSQEGASLKRRNFERQESGKVKRKAVARDNVINTSRLLEVEATINTSELLEDQEPINLMLENRKLLAQCHENERTEEVLKEKVITPVSPDSSTQHGSKQPVMFSKKFSSAANALNAVGTCIPPVVTSSNELARMTCQQMCNKINSQGESLKKRDSDFQESDKVKRKAVVMGNVLDSNPRLEAEVYLSVILHSNPRLEAEVYLSPTTDTGKLLENQRAVVIMQQNRRLHTECLENVRKEAVLNQKVITLENELREARNEYTRLLAELQLLEKLELQ, encoded by the exons ATGGAAACCGTTAAAGCGGAGCCAGATGTGGTTGGAAGGTCAATGGAGGTTAGAGCACACAATAAACGTGTTCTCGATAACTTTAAGCAATGCAAAGCTCATCATGGACTAGAATCGGAAGATAACATGAGCTTAAGTGCTGTAAGTACTGGTCAAAGTGGCACTAGTGCGTTGGATCAAGAGCAATCTCAGTTTGATGATACAAGCCCTTGTTTAACATTACCCATTAGTTCAGCACCTCTGTGTCGGCAATTTTGGAAGGCCAACAATTATGAAGATGGAGTTGCACCAAAATCCAACCTTCAAA ATGTTACAAATCACCTATGTATTCACCCTAAATTCCTTCATTCAAATGCCACTTCGCATAAATGGGCTTTTGGTG CCATTGCGGAACTGATAGATAATGCAGTTGATGAG ATGCAAAATGAGGCTACATTTGTGATGATCGATAAAACTTTAAATCCGAAGAATGGAGCTTCAGCATTGttaattcaag ATGACGGTGGGGGAATGGACCCAGAAGCAATACGGCGCTGCTTAAGCTTTGGATTTTCAAATAAGAAGTCTAAATCAGCCATTGGACAGT ATGGAAATGGCTTCAAGACTAGTTCAATGAGACTTGGAGCAGATGTCATTGTCTTCAGCCGCCACATGAAGAACAG AAATATGACACAAAGCATTGGTCTTCTGTCCTATACATTTTTGACACAAATGGGGCACGATAGAATAGTGGTTCCTATG GTTGATTACGAGTTTAACACATCGACAGAGACAATGGATTTCCTACAATGGCAGAGCAAGGAAAATTATATGCACAACCTTTCTATTTTGTTGGAGTGGTCTCCATACTCGACAGAAATTGAACTTCTCAAGCAA TTTGAAGACGTTGGATATCATGGCACGAAAATTATCATCTACAATCTCTGGTTTAATGATGAGAACAATTTGGAGCTTGATTTTGAATCAGATCAGGAG GATATTCGTATTGATGTAGAATCCAATAAGCTTGAACAGGGGGAAAATGGGGAGAAGGGGAAGAAAGGGAAGAAGCTGAAGTCAGCAACTGAACAGCATATCGCGAATCGGCTCCGTTTTTCTCTCCGC GCTTATTTATCTGTCTTGTATTTGCGTCTTCCCAGTAATTTCTGCATGTTATTGCGTGGACGAGTGGTTGAGTATCATAATATTGCTACCGATCTCAAGCATCCGGAATTCATCGTGTATAGACCTCAAAATGGTCGTTGTGTGGAG GGTAAAGTTATTACAACGATAGGATTTCTCAAGGAAGCTCCCCACATCAATATCTATGGTTTCAATGTCTATTACAAGAATCGTCTAATACTG CCGTTTTGGCGCCCTGCAAATTTCACATCTAGCAGAGGCAGAGGGGTTGTAG GTGTCCTGGAAGCAAATTTTATTCAGCCTAGTCACAACAAACAAGATTTTGAGAAAACCAGTGTTTTTCAAAAGCTTGAAGTCCGCTTGAAAGAAATGACATTGGAATACTG GGATCACCATTGTGGATACCTTGGATATTCGGTCACGAAAAAACCCCGGGCGTTAATGACATCACACATCACATCTGATTCCAGCACACAGCATGGTGCAAAACAACCTGTTATGTTGGATAAAAGTTTTGCTTCTGCTGGTAAAGTACTTACTGCTGGAACGTGTATGCCTCCGGTGGTTGCTTCTTCGAATGAATTAGGAAGGATACCAGGTCACCAGTTGTGCAACGAAATAAACTCACAAGAAG GAGCGAGTTTGAAGAGGAGAAATTTTGAACGCCAGGAGTCTGGAAAGGTGAAAAGGAAAGCTGTGGCGAGGGACAATGTTATCAATACTAGCCGACTTCTAGAAGTAGAG GCTACCATTAATACCAGTGAATTGCTGGAAGATCAAGAGCCCATAAACCTTATGCTAGAAAACAGAAAACTTCTTGCACA GTGCCATGAAAACGAGAGGACAGAAGAGGTACTGAAAGAAAAG GTGATAACTCCCGTTTCGCCTGATTCCAGCACACAACATGGTTCAAAACAACCTGTTATGTTCAGTAAAAAATTCTCTTCTGCTGCAAATGCACTTAATGCTGTGGGAACTTGTATACCTCCGGTGGTTACATCTTCAAATGAACTAGCAAGGATGACATGTCAACAAATGTGCAACAAAATAAACTCACAAG GAGAAAGTTTGAAGAAGAGAGACTCTGATTTTCAGGAGTCTGACAAGGTGAAACGGAAGGCTGTGGTGATGGGCAATGTTCTTGATTCTAACCCTCGTTTAGAAGCAGAGGTCTATTTAAGTGTAATTCTGCATTCTAACCCTCGTTTAGAAGCAGAGGTCTATTTAAGT CCTACCACTGATACCGGTAAATTGCTGGAAAATCAACGGGCCGTAGTCATAATGCAACAAAACAGAAGACTTCATACAGA GTGCCTTGAAAATGTGAGGAAGGAAGCGGTACTAAATCAGAAG GTGATAACACTTGAAAATGAGTTGAGAGAGGCCCGGAATGAATACACTCGGCTGTTAGCTGAATTACAGTTGTTGGAGAAGCTTGAG CTTCAGTAG